Genomic window (Pirellulaceae bacterium):
GACATCATCACTTGGCGATGACGAGAAACGACCTCCCAAAAGAGGTCGCCTTCGAAGCAAGTTGCTCGTTTTGACAATCAGCTGTTGCCTCTGCCTGTTGTTTCTTGAGGTCACCTGCCAGATCTTTTTGGCTCGTAAATATTCGCGGCTCACGACAAGACAAGCTTTGTCTCGAATCTTTCAGGCCGCCCCTGTCGATCAGAAGGCGAAACGTTTCGATGCCGAACTGGGATGGGCTAACATCCCGAACTATTCGAAAGACGGCATCACTCATAATTCTTTCGGTTTTCGTGGGCCCCGCGAATATCCGCTCACGGTTCCACCGGGTAAGACGCGGATCATTTGCATCGGTGATTCCTTCACCTACGGGCAAGGTTGCAAAGACGACGAGGCCTATCCGGCTCGCCTTGAAAGTCTCAATCGAAATATAGAAGCAATCAATTTGGGTACAGGCGGATACGGAATCGACCAAGCTTACCTCAAATACAAGCGGGATGGCGTTGACTTTGAGACGGACCTCTTGCTCTTTACGTTCATCCAAAATGATTTTGAACGCATGGCATTACCCACCTTCTTGGTAAACAATCCCAAACCTTATCTTGTGGTGAAAAACAAATCGCTGCTGGTTGCCAACGTACCTGTCCCCGACTGGAGCGACCCCACCCGCAGCTGGCTCGAAACCTTCCCCAACAAGACAGCTCTTTTCCGAGTTTGCAGGAAAATAATTGACGAACGCTTTAAACCCAAAGACGTATTCCCTGTAGCGAGCAAGGTTTTTGATGAGCTCCACCAGCTGTCCCTAGCTCGAAGTCAGCAACTCGTGTTGGTCTATCTACCAACCATTAGAGATGACTTCAAACAAAGGCCCAAATACACTTCCCGTGTCAGAGAGTTTGCAAAGCAAGAGAAAATCCCCTTCATTGATCTTACAACTACTTTCAAAACTCTATCCCCAGAAAGGCTGCTTGCGCAAGTCCAGAAAGACGAGCCTAGCGGCCATTACTCAGCAGAAGGCAATCAACTCGTTGCCGAGACCTTAATGAGGGAACTGAAAGTGTTGATGCCTCAGATCGCTCAAGGCACACGCAAAAAAGAGACACAGGACTAAGGGTGGCACTTTCAGAATCGAACCCCATCAGGACGATTCCTTTGCAGCGCATTTTTGGATTCACTGTTGGGAGCCAAGGCGATCCGTTTCACGCAGTGACCCAACCCCTTCCGCAAGACTGCCCTTCAATCATGCGATACTAAGAAAATCTTCACGGCGCGTACCAACTACCCAAACAAACTATTTCTTGTGCACCATCTCTGCGCATAACAAATCACGCTTGCTTAGCCTTTTCCATCCACAATGGGCGACAGAATCATCTTGTTCCTACCGAGATTGAAAAGCTTGCATCTGCTTGAGAAGCCGCTGCACAACTTCAGGATGAGTTGACGCAACATTCCTTTGTTCGCTCAGGTCATTCGCTAAATCAAACAACAAGGGCGGATCATGTTTGATCGAGGGAACCGATTGACGCGTCACTGGATCCGAAAGATGAGACAGCGTGCTGAGATGAATCTTCCACTTACCGGACCGAAACGCATCGGCATCCCTTTCATCCATGAGCCAGGCAGTTCTGGGACTCTTCCCACCATCAAGAAGCGCACTTCGCAAATCCTGAGAAACATAGCCGGCGTTCCCTACTGGTTGCTCGGCACCAATCAGTGCAGCAAATGTTGCATACAGATCGACACTTGCACCAATTCCGTCGACGGAGCGAGGTCTGATTTTCCCCGGCCAACGAAAGATGGCAGGAACTCGATAACCGCCCTCCCAGGAAGTACCTTTTTCACCTCGCAGGGGACCTGACGATCCGCCGTGTACTTCAAAGGTCTTCCAAGGTCCGTTATCGCTGGTGAAGACAAAAAGTGTTTTTCGAGAGAGTCCTAGATCGTCCAAGGTCGCGGTTAGTTGGCCCACCGACCAATCAATCTCTTCGATTACATCTCCATATTGTCCTGCTTCGCTCCGTCCCTGAAACGACTTGGAGGCAAATACAGGTGCATGCGGCATGTTGTGTGGCAAGTAGAGAAAAAAACGTTCATCTCGGTGATTGTGGATCCACTTAATCGCCTCCGCCGTGTATCGCTGCGTGAATAACTCTTGATTTGCCGGATACTCAATGACTTTGCGTCCCCGAATCAACGGAACGGGGAAAGTAAAATTGTCGCAATGATCAAACAGTTCCCGATTTTGAATCTTCCCTGGGGGAGCCGGAATATCATTGCTGGCGGGCGTACCAAAATAGTGTTCGAAACCACATTCCAACGGATGCATGGGACTCTTAACAAAATGATCTCGTCGCCAATCAGCAAGATGCCACTTTCCAATCACTGCGGTGGCGTAGCCATGTTTCTTGAACATGGATGCCATCATCGATTGGCGCGAATCAACTAGCTTTGCCCCTGCTAGGAGAGACGGATGACGTCCACTCATCAGACCAGTACGACTCGTCACACAGGTCGACCCGGCGGAGTAAAAACTGGTCCACCGTTGCCCCTGAGTGGCAAGTCGATCAATGTTGGGGGTACGGATTTGGACATTCCCGTAACACCCTAAGTCCCCATACCCTAAGTCGTCCACAAAGACGAGCACTATGTTCGGTAAATCAGCGTTCGGTAAATCAGCGTTCGGTAAATCAGCGTTCGGTAAATCAGCGTTCGGTAAATCAGCGTTCGGTAAATCAGCGTTCGGTAAATCAGCGTTCGGTAAATCAGCCGCGGCCAACGCGTTCGTGAAGACGAAGATCCAAAGTACAGCAAAGCGACTTGGCTTTATTTTCATGGAAAAACAATTCCTTTTCATCTCATTGGACGGACGGCATATTTTACCATTCAGTCTGCACCGACACGCCCCTTCGACGACGATCTTAAGCCGGATTCAGGGGCGAATGCCCGAAACGAGGTTTTTTTTCGATTTAGTTGACCCTTTCCGAGACAAAAGCGCTACAACCCGAGGAGAGATTTCCCAATCTCCCAGCGGGGTATCCGCTACCTCTTCCTGATCCGTTGCAGAGCAAAACCGCATGAGCGCAGATGCCGCTGACATCGCCGCAGTCCTGGCCGCAGTCCTGGCGGGTGACGACGATTCATTTCATTCAATTGCAGCTCGATACGAAACAGCCTTGATGCGTGTGGCGTTCAGTCGACTCGGCCAACGCGATCAAGCGGAAGAGGCGGTACAAGAAACTTTTCTGAATGCGTTTCGATCGCTCCATACCTACGACTCTCACTACAGTTTTCGCACTTGGCTTTGGACCATTTTACTTAATCAATGCCGACGACAATACCAGAAAAAAAAGCGAACTCCGGCGACTGTTAGCTGGGATTTCGAGTGGCATCGAGGTCCGCCGATTAGCCATCCCGAGGAGACGATCACCGCTGAGAACATTGCCATCACTCAGGAAAAGAAGATGGTGCTGGATTCATTATTGGACAAGCTTCCCCCCAATCAGGCAGATGCTTACGATTGCGGTTTTACGCGGACCTCAAGTATCAAGAAATCGCCGACACGATGCGATGCCGTCTCTCCACGGCTAAGAATCGAGTAAGAAACGGCTTGCGGAAACTAACGGAACAACTCAATCACGCCCCCCACATGCGAAGCCGCTTACACGGAGATTCCCCATGACATCCAAGCTTGATTGTCACGCGGTTTTCGAAATACTCACTCGTGCCCCAGATCCGACCGGTCGCTCGACGGATTTAAATGTTCAGCGACATCTCGCCTTATGCCATGAATGTCGCCAACTCGCAGAGAGCGTGCGCCCAGCCACCGACTTATTCACCGAAGCATTGAAGGAAGCAGAACGTATTCGTTTGCCCGCCTTTGATGGAACGGCTCAAACCGTGATGGAGCAAATACGTTGTGAAGTCGCATCACGACCGGCCGCAAAGCGTCGATCGCCGCGTCCCATTTCGAAACAGACCGAATGGCTACCGGCCTTCGGGCTCGTAATGCTGCTATTGATCGCTATTTCGTGTGGACCCAATATTCCTGAGACTGGGAAGGCCCACCCGTTACCAACGCCCCTTGGCAGCGTGGCGGATGCCAAATGCCTTATGTCTAATCTTGCGATCCCCTCCGATTGCGTTTCGATCTCAACCGTAGGCCAACTCCGCATTGCCTCTGGAAAGACAACATTGCAGCCAACGACTGCGCACAACAAATCGCCATCGCGAGAAATCACAGCCTTCGCAAAATGTCAGAGTTGCCACGAAATCCAAACAGCAACAAACCACCAGCAAACGTGCTGTACTCACTGCCATCATGCCCGCATCCAATCGGCCTGGCCGCAAGCATCGGCATCAGAATTAGCGGCAGCGTGTTCAACCTGCCACTTATAAACAATCTTGCAGGAGCATTCAGACCTCGAAGGCTGCAACCGCTTCGTCAACGGTTGGGTAGATTTGCAGCACTTTGTCGAGCATGACCAACTTAATCACATCAGCAATCACGCCATGCACCCGACTCAATTTGACATCCCCACCATTCTTTTTGGCTTTCGAATGAATTCGAATCAGCATCCCCAACCCGATACTGGAAATGAAACGCAGGTCATGACAATCCATAATTAGCTGATTGCGACCATCCTCGATTTCACCATCAATGACGGAAAACAAAAATTCACAGGCTGCAGCATCTAACTGGCCGGAAAGCTCCATCAAAAGCACCTGACCATCAGCGCCGACCTCCCGTCTTCGGTAATCAATCATTTCAACATCTCACGATTCAACGAGTGCGCAAACCAACGCGTAAAAACACTTATCTTGCGACCAACAATTGTCGCTCCCCAACGTTGGGCGTCAGGGCGCTATCTTAAAATCCACAATGACCGGATAGTGATCGGAAATTTTTGCGGTTTCCAAATCGACGATTGAGCGCGCCGCCACGCACTGTTTCGCGACAATTGGATTCGCAAACACGTAGTCTAAACGCCGTGAATCACCGTCATCGCCCGGTTTTTCGATTTCCGTGGGAAACGTACCTTGAAAAACTTCACGAAACTTCGCCTCCAAATCCACGAAGCCCTCCGCTTCAACACGTTTCACCACCGAATAATCCAATTGCCCTTCACGCAAATTGACTTCGCGAAATCGGTCGTCCCGGTTTGCAAAAAAAACTTCCAACTTCGACTGATAGTGGTCTTTATCCTTGGGTGAAAAGGTATTGAAGTCACCGACGAGGAGCACTCGCGCGTCATCGGGTAATCGTTCAAAATCCGCCAGAACGAACTCGATCTCCTGCTGTCGTGTGCGCCAATTACTCGGATGCAAGTGAATCACATAGACGTAAGAGCCCGCAGTCAAGACTCGCATGGCACCATGCTGGAATCCTTTCCTTAAGCGTTGGACGTCTTGAATCGGAAATCGCGAAGTCAAACCGGTCGGAAAGCCGTCTTCTTTGAGCAACACGCTATGTTCGTGCCCCCAACTGGCTGCATCTCGCTTCAATTGATCGGAAGTGTAGCCGTTCAATTCTTGCAAGCACACCAAGTCGGGTTGTTGCCGCGACATCCACTCGACCCAGCGAGTTTTGCGTTGCGGAAGTTTCGTAAACCCGTACCAAACGTTATAGGTAATCAACCGCATTCGTCCGGGCACCGCCGTAACCTGAGCTTGCCCATCTCCAATCAGCAAGCTAACTAGCGTCAGCATAACGAATAATGCTTTCATATTTGTGAGCTTTCTATTGATTTAATCGGGAGGAAGGAGTCCGCTCTGGGGAACTCGCTGCGAAATCGCTTCGAAGAATTCTTCGTCCCGATCAAACTCGCTGGAAACGGGAAACCAAATCGACCAACCCTCCCTCGCATAAACATTAATCTCGCTGTCACTAAACACCGTTTCAGACCGGTCAAGTGTGACATCCTCAATTTGCTCGAATTCAATTATCGTCAACGGATCCGGTTGTATCGCATTTGAATAAACGACGACCTTCTTGTCACTCACAAAGTAAAAACCATCACGAATATTGGTCATCGCATCGGAATAAAAGAAGATAATCTTCTCCTGTTCTTCTAAGGCACCAACATCCGACATAATGCGAACGAATCGTGGGGGCACTTGGTTTCCGCGGTAAACCCAAGTCTCCGGCCCATAAATGCCGACAAAGGCTAGCCAAGAGAATCCCAAGAGCACCACACCGCCAAGCACCAACCCGACGAAACAGAGCAACACTTTCCCAAAGGGCAGGCGGCGTGAATTCTTATCCGGGGGATTCACCAATTCGGATTCGAGTTTTCCTTGCATTGAATCGTCTTTCCTTACGACTCAGTTCTTGCTTAGGCGCCCCAGCATTCGCTGGCATCGCCGAGGTGCGCAAAGGCACTTTTCATTTCAGCTGGACTTTCACAGTTTACGCTGCTTCTTCCCCCGTCGAAAGACTGTGCTTCGCCCCAAGCTCCAGAGTCGCGGAAGCCACTTACCGGGTCGCTAATAAATCAAGAATATGCCACAACGAGCATCTTCGCCCGCTTTTGACGCTGAGAGTGGAAATCAAGCTATTGAAGGCGACTCGGCCAACATTTTCGATTAAAGTCATTCTCTGATGAGCGCCACCGACAAACGATCACCTTTGGATGCCCCTTCATTAACGCCCCCCGAGGTGGAGGTATTGAACTGGCCTCTCGTACAGGATGGCTGGCGGAGCGTGTTTTATTTGCTGCTGACGATCGCTTGCATCAGCCTTCTTTTTTATCTTTCCGGAAGCGCCGCCTGTGCGCTCTTAGGTTGCCTCGCCATCTTGATCTCCCTGTGGAGATTCTGGCTCCCGGTTCGGTTCCAGCTGAGCCCGTTGGGAATCGTCCAGACCTGCCTCGGTCGCCAGCGTTTTATCGCCTGGTCTAACGTCAGACGATGCGAAAGGCTACAAAGCGGCATCTTATTTTTCTTCAGCACTGACCGTTCGCCGTTGGCGTTACTCTCAACGCTTTACATCAGCTGGCGAGACCAGCAGAATCCGTTTTTGGAGTTGATCGACAACTGCACCGAGGGAGAACATCTCTCACAAAGATCCACCAGCAGACAATCGTAGGGTGGTGTTCGCCCGAATTCACTAGGACCTGGGCGAGCATCAAGATACGATGCGTGCGGCGACAAATGCTCCGTGACCTTTCACTGTAAGCACAGATCGCGGTGCCTCCCTCAACCAGTCGGCACCGAAATGAGAAGCTCCGGATGAAAGAAACCACCACCAAATATCGAGAACTGACTGTGGCGGCTGTCGTCTTGGGTATCATCCAAGGTGTATGTTTAAACGTTGCATTTGTTTACGCAGCATTAAAACTGGGGTTTTCTATCGGTGGCTCTACCGTTGCAGCGATCATGGGTTACGCGATCCTGCGTGGTGTGATGCGCAAGGGGACCATGGTTGAGAACAACATCAACCAAACGATCGCATCAGGCATCAACACCGCCGGCACAGGAGTCGTATTTACTGTCCCAGCCTTATTCATACTTCAAGCCAAACTCGCCTCTGCGGGCAATGACTCTCTCACATTCGAACCGTTACCATTGGCAATTGCTGGAATCGCTGGTGCAATCCTAGGAGTGATTGTGATCATTCCTTTGCGAAAACAGATGATCGAACTGGATCGACTACGTTTTCCGTCCGGTGTTGCCACGGCAACCATCATTCGCGCCGGATCATCGGGAGCCAGCAAGGCTCTTTTGCTCGCCATCGGTTTCGCGATTAGTGCGGCCTGGAAAGTCGTGATGGACTTTGGACTCCTTGCGACGCCTGATGCGTTGCTGGATTCGCGAGGTTTCGGCATTTCCGCCGGCGAAGAACTACATTTCGGCTTCGGTGTCATCCCTGACTACTGTGCGCCCGTCGTGTACCTCTCGCTGATGAATTTGGCGGCTGGCATGCTCTCCGGTCGCGGCGGCCTTCCATTCTTCCTGGGTGGCGCGGTGGCGTGGTGGCTTATCTCTCCCATCGCGGTCCACTTAGGCTGGGTTCCTAATGTGTTGGAGGCGACGTCGTTCGTGGGTGGACAAATGCTGCGGCCCTTGGGAATTGGCGTGATCATCGGCGGAGCATTGATGGGAGTAGTGATGGCTCTGCCAGCCATACGCGGAGCCTTTGCAACGCTCAGTAGCGCCGCAAAAACGGCAGGGTTGGGTGGTCGGCCCCGAGATGAACTGAGTCTTCGCACCATCGCATTGGGTACGATCGCAGCACTCGTGCTGTTTTTTTTTGCCTCGCGCATGACAGCTGACGTAACCACAACCGAAGCAATCATCTCCGCAATCGTCGGTACCATTTGGCTAGGACTTGCGGCATTGATTGTGGCTCAGGCAACAGGACTGACCGACATTTCACCCATGTCAGGCATGGCGTTAATTTCCGTCACCTTGATGATGTTTTTACTGAACAAGAACATTGCTGCCGCGATGATCGTGGGAGTAGCCGTCTGTGTGGCCATCGGACAGGGAGCCGACATGATGCAAGACTTGAAGACGGGCTTCATAATCGGCGCACGTCCCATCAGGCAACAGATCGTACAATTTGGCACCACCTGGATCGGCGCTCTTGTCGCACTCGGAGTCGTCTACATTCTGTGGGCTGGTGGTGCAGGTGGAAAAAATGGCTTTGGAGACAACACGCCATTGCCGGCCCCGCAAGCCGCTGCTTTGGTGGGCGTACTCGAAGCTGTCAGCAACGGCAATATCCCTGTGGACAAATATGTTTCCGGTGGTGCAATCGGCGCGGTGCTCGGCGCCGCGCCCGCCCCCGGAATCGGAGTATTGGTTGGCTTAGCCATGTACCTGCCATTCTCAATCACACTCGGCTACGGAATCGGTTGCTTGGTTCAGATGGGAATTCAGCGGTTGCGGGGCGCCGCCTTCTGCGAGGAAAACTTGGTGCCACTCGCAGCAGGGCTTATTGTCGGCGAGGCCATCATGGGTGTGATGCTAACCGCCTACCGAATCTTGGGGAGCTAACGACAAAAATGGATTCAACCGCAAGATTCTCAAGTTACATCCTCCTGTTTGGTGGTGTCATCGCGGCGGCCATTGCCGCGGCTAAGAACCCAGCACCCGGACAAACTTTCGCCAACACATGGCCGATGACCACCCTCGCTGTCGTCGTTGCAGTCGCAGGAGTCGGCGTCTGGCGTTGGACACTGACCCGTGATCGTCACTTCACCGCCAAAGTCACCGAGCAGCCGTCGGATCCTTTCGTGTTGATTACGGCTTTTGGCAAACCACTCAACGAACTCCATTCTCATGCCAAGCATGCCTCGACCGCGGAGATCACCGATCAAATTGAGCAACTCAATACGAATTTCGTCATCCCATTTTCGCTCGTCCGACATCAAGTGATCGAACGCCTGGGAATGCGCGAAGGCGCGGAGATTCTAGTCAATCTTGCAGTGGTCGAGAGAATGCTCAATCGCGCCTGGTCCGCAGCTGCCGATCAGTGTGAAACGGAATCGGTCGCAGCAATCCATGAAGCCTTTGAGGTTTACGCTCAAGTGCAACAAAGATTAACGATCGACACGAAATGAAAACCGGGGCGATCCGTGCGATTGTCGCTTGATCCGATTGACATCCATCACCTTGGAATCATGGTAACCCCAGTGAAGGCAGACCGTTCTATCAATTCGCTATCGGCAACGGCCGCTCCCTGACCATAGCGTGACTCATTGCCAAGTTCCAGCAAAACGTGGTCGTTTTTTTCATTCAACGACCGAGGAACTACTCATTTTCCTTGACAAGGTAGCGACTGCTATTTTTCCAAGTTACAGAGTTCCAACTGGGTTGGCGGTAGCTTACAATGCGAGGCAACCGATCTTCACTTGAGGAGATTATCGTTCCGACAAATGAATTCTCGTTTGTCGAATGCGAACGTTTTTCAAGTGAGCTAAACGTTGAAAGCGTAAGCCAACGCCTGATTCAATTCACGTTCTGTGAGGCGACGGCTAAGACGCAACTGAAAGTAGGTATTCGGAATCTAAGACCGATCATTTCACGACCGTGCTTATGCGCTCTGAACACAGCTCAAAACACTTCTAAGGAGCAAGTTCGCCGATGAACGACTGGACGACTCACAATCCGATGGCGACTCAACCTTTCCCCAATTCAAAACCTTCGCTTGCTTCGAACACACCGGAGCAAACCCAAGTCGATCGCGAAGCACAGCAACCGGCGTTGAAAGATCTCGCCAGTGCATTCCGACTACTTGCCGATGAAACCCGATTGCGCGTGTTGAGCTTGCTCGTTGAGTTTGACGAATTAAACGTTCGGGCACTTTGCGACATTTTGGAGCAAAGCCAGCCGGCCGTCAGCCATCACCTCGGCCTGTTGCGCACGGCCGGTTTAGTGAGAGCTCGCCGTGACGGCAAACACAACTTTTATCGAACCGTGCCCGAAAAGCTAGAATCGGTGATCGAACTAGCGCGCATCAATGTAGTGCCGCGTCATTCAATCGGTTAGAGGAAAGATCTCTCACGCGGATCAATACGTGAACCATCTTCGTGGATGGATTCGTTACGCCATTTGGGTAGAATCATCTACCCTGCTCCCTTCATCGAGCGACTGCGCGAATTCCCCCACATTGATGAACGAATTTATCCACCAAAGGCACAAGCCGCCCAGCTCACTAAATCGCCCACGCGAGCTAATCGTGGCGCTGCCGCCGATGCGCAGCAATGTCAATCTTGCCAGAATCGTCCGGGCGGCCGGATGCTGTGGGGTCACCAAGGTGATCGCTTGCGGCAATCAGCGAGTGGATCCGAAAATCGCACGTGATGCGTTGAGCTTTGTCGCGTTGGATCGCCGGCGCAGTTTGCCGCCCGTGCTGAAGGATCTCTCAGCAGAGGGCTACCAACTGGTTGGTCTAGAACAAAGCAGCGACTCCAAAAATCTGCATACGTTCAAGTTTGACCGCAAAAGCGTGCTCGTGATTGGGCACGAACGAGACGGCATTTCCGACGAAGTCTTGAGACTTTTGGACGAAGTGGTCGAAATCCCGGTTTATGGCATGCCATTCAGCTATAACGTCGCAACAGCCGGTTCCATGGCACTCTATGAGTACTGCCGACAATTCCCAAGCGGATAAGCGACGCTCACCCGGCCGATCTCTGGCAATCCCACACCCTCTCAA
Coding sequences:
- a CDS encoding SGNH/GDSL hydrolase family protein, translated to MTSSLGDDEKRPPKRGRLRSKLLVLTISCCLCLLFLEVTCQIFLARKYSRLTTRQALSRIFQAAPVDQKAKRFDAELGWANIPNYSKDGITHNSFGFRGPREYPLTVPPGKTRIICIGDSFTYGQGCKDDEAYPARLESLNRNIEAINLGTGGYGIDQAYLKYKRDGVDFETDLLLFTFIQNDFERMALPTFLVNNPKPYLVVKNKSLLVANVPVPDWSDPTRSWLETFPNKTALFRVCRKIIDERFKPKDVFPVASKVFDELHQLSLARSQQLVLVYLPTIRDDFKQRPKYTSRVREFAKQEKIPFIDLTTTFKTLSPERLLAQVQKDEPSGHYSAEGNQLVAETLMRELKVLMPQIAQGTRKKETQD
- a CDS encoding sulfatase-like hydrolase/transferase is translated as MKIKPSRFAVLWIFVFTNALAAADLPNADLPNADLPNADLPNADLPNADLPNADLPNADLPNIVLVFVDDLGYGDLGCYGNVQIRTPNIDRLATQGQRWTSFYSAGSTCVTSRTGLMSGRHPSLLAGAKLVDSRQSMMASMFKKHGYATAVIGKWHLADWRRDHFVKSPMHPLECGFEHYFGTPASNDIPAPPGKIQNRELFDHCDNFTFPVPLIRGRKVIEYPANQELFTQRYTAEAIKWIHNHRDERFFLYLPHNMPHAPVFASKSFQGRSEAGQYGDVIEEIDWSVGQLTATLDDLGLSRKTLFVFTSDNGPWKTFEVHGGSSGPLRGEKGTSWEGGYRVPAIFRWPGKIRPRSVDGIGASVDLYATFAALIGAEQPVGNAGYVSQDLRSALLDGGKSPRTAWLMDERDADAFRSGKWKIHLSTLSHLSDPVTRQSVPSIKHDPPLLFDLANDLSEQRNVASTHPEVVQRLLKQMQAFQSR
- a CDS encoding RNA polymerase sigma factor is translated as MSADAADIAAVLAAVLAGDDDSFHSIAARYETALMRVAFSRLGQRDQAEEAVQETFLNAFRSLHTYDSHYSFRTWLWTILLNQCRRQYQKKKRTPATVSWDFEWHRGPPISHPEETITAENIAITQEKKMVLDSLLDKLPPNQADAYDCGFTRTSSIKKSPTRCDAVSPRLRIE
- a CDS encoding metalloregulator ArsR/SmtB family transcription factor — protein: MNDWTTHNPMATQPFPNSKPSLASNTPEQTQVDREAQQPALKDLASAFRLLADETRLRVLSLLVEFDELNVRALCDILEQSQPAVSHHLGLLRTAGLVRARRDGKHNFYRTVPEKLESVIELARINVVPRHSIG
- a CDS encoding OPT/YSL family transporter, which encodes MKETTTKYRELTVAAVVLGIIQGVCLNVAFVYAALKLGFSIGGSTVAAIMGYAILRGVMRKGTMVENNINQTIASGINTAGTGVVFTVPALFILQAKLASAGNDSLTFEPLPLAIAGIAGAILGVIVIIPLRKQMIELDRLRFPSGVATATIIRAGSSGASKALLLAIGFAISAAWKVVMDFGLLATPDALLDSRGFGISAGEELHFGFGVIPDYCAPVVYLSLMNLAAGMLSGRGGLPFFLGGAVAWWLISPIAVHLGWVPNVLEATSFVGGQMLRPLGIGVIIGGALMGVVMALPAIRGAFATLSSAAKTAGLGGRPRDELSLRTIALGTIAALVLFFFASRMTADVTTTEAIISAIVGTIWLGLAALIVAQATGLTDISPMSGMALISVTLMMFLLNKNIAAAMIVGVAVCVAIGQGADMMQDLKTGFIIGARPIRQQIVQFGTTWIGALVALGVVYILWAGGAGGKNGFGDNTPLPAPQAAALVGVLEAVSNGNIPVDKYVSGGAIGAVLGAAPAPGIGVLVGLAMYLPFSITLGYGIGCLVQMGIQRLRGAAFCEENLVPLAAGLIVGEAIMGVMLTAYRILGS
- a CDS encoding STAS domain-containing protein, translated to MIDYRRREVGADGQVLLMELSGQLDAAACEFLFSVIDGEIEDGRNQLIMDCHDLRFISSIGLGMLIRIHSKAKKNGGDVKLSRVHGVIADVIKLVMLDKVLQIYPTVDEAVAAFEV
- a CDS encoding endonuclease/exonuclease/phosphatase family protein, whose product is MKALFVMLTLVSLLIGDGQAQVTAVPGRMRLITYNVWYGFTKLPQRKTRWVEWMSRQQPDLVCLQELNGYTSDQLKRDAASWGHEHSVLLKEDGFPTGLTSRFPIQDVQRLRKGFQHGAMRVLTAGSYVYVIHLHPSNWRTRQQEIEFVLADFERLPDDARVLLVGDFNTFSPKDKDHYQSKLEVFFANRDDRFREVNLREGQLDYSVVKRVEAEGFVDLEAKFREVFQGTFPTEIEKPGDDGDSRRLDYVFANPIVAKQCVAARSIVDLETAKISDHYPVIVDFKIAP
- a CDS encoding RNA methyltransferase; the encoded protein is MNEFIHQRHKPPSSLNRPRELIVALPPMRSNVNLARIVRAAGCCGVTKVIACGNQRVDPKIARDALSFVALDRRRSLPPVLKDLSAEGYQLVGLEQSSDSKNLHTFKFDRKSVLVIGHERDGISDEVLRLLDEVVEIPVYGMPFSYNVATAGSMALYEYCRQFPSG